From the genome of Leptodactylus fuscus isolate aLepFus1 chromosome 1, aLepFus1.hap2, whole genome shotgun sequence, one region includes:
- the LOC142213967 gene encoding uncharacterized protein LOC142213967 produces the protein MCKCKDVTEWEKGAIVFGHAHGHTVREVVGFVGVSQQTVQPVYKQWYDCTRSSDGRLISTDYKAEDHGITQDPYEEHVITPDVPSALQEKDLSCNSSQSVKQNERCRSDDIHQRTDTGEKPYSCPECGKCFIAKSYLVKHQKIHTGKKPYSCPECEKCFISKSNLVQHQRIHTGDKPYSCEECGKCFKAKSYLVVHQRTHTVKKPYPCPDCGKCFKAKYYLVVHQRTHTGKKPYSCTDCGKCFTSKSYFVNHQKFHTGEKPYSCPDCGKCFIQKSQLVKHQNIHTGKKPYSCPDCGKCFVDKTYLVKHQNIHTGEKPYSCPECEKCFISKSNLVQHQRSHTREKPYSCPECGKYFKAKSYLVRHQKIHTGEKPYPCPDCGKCFTDKSYLVKHQTIHTGNNQFSCPECGKWFKAKSYLVRHQKIHTGEKPYSCSDCGKCFMDKSYFIHHQKIHTGEKPYSCPECGKCCISKSNLVMHLRTHTGEKPYSCTECGKCFAYKSDLVRHQRSHTGEKQM, from the exons ATGTGTAAATGTAAGGATGTGACAGAGTGGGAAAAAGGGGCAATCGTGTTTGGCCATGCCCATGGCCATACAGTGAGGGAAGTTGTTGGATTTGTTGGTGTTTCACAGCAGACTGTTCAACCTGTCTACAAGCAGTGGT atgactgtaccaggagctcagatggacgtctgatatctacagattataaagcagaggatcatggtatcacacaagatccatatgaagaacatgtcattaccccagatgtACCCTCAGCTCTtcaggagaaagatctttcttgtaattcatcacagtctgttaagcaaaatgAAAGATGCAGAAGCGATGATATTCATCAGAGAActgacacaggagagaagccatattcatgtccagaatgtgggaaatgttttatagctaaatcatatcttgttaaacatcaaaagattcacacagggaaaaagccatattcatgtccagaatgtgagaaatgttttatctctaaatcaaatcttgttcaacatcagagaattcacacaggggacaagccatattcatgtgaagaatgtgggaaatgttttaaggcTAAATCCTATCTTGTTgttcatcaaagaactcacacagtgaagaagccatatccatgcccagattgtgggaaatgttttaaggcTAAATATTATCTTGTTgttcatcaaagaactcacacagggaagaagccatattcatgcacagattgtgggaaatgttttacctctAAATCATATTTTGTTAATCATCAAAaatttcacacaggggagaagccatattcatgcccagactgtggaaaatgttttattcaAAAATCAcaacttgttaaacatcaaaatattcacacagggaagaagccatattcatgtccagattgtgggaaatgttttgtagATAAAAcatatcttgttaaacatcaaaacattcacacaggggagaaaccatattcatgtccagaatgtgagaaatgttttatctctaaatcaaatcttgttcaacatcaaagaagtcacacaagggagaagccatattcatgcccagaatgtgggaaatatttcaaAGCTAAATCATACCTTGTTagacatcaaaaaattcacacaggggagaagccatatccatgcccagattgtgggaaatgttttacggataaatcatatcttgttaaacatcaaacgATTCATACAGGGAATAACCaattttcatgtccagaatgtgggaaatggttCAAAGCTAAATCATACCTTGTTAGGCATCAAAAaattcatacaggggagaagccatattcatgctcagactgtggaaaatgttttatggataaatcatattttattcatcatcaaaaaattcacacaggggagaagccatattcatgtccagaatgtgggaaatgttgtatctctaaatcaaatcttgttatgcatctgagaactcacacaggggagaagccatattcatgtacagaatgtgggaaatgttttgcttacAAATctgatcttgttagacatcagagaagtcacacaggagagaagcagaTGTAA